A stretch of the Equus caballus isolate H_3958 breed thoroughbred chromosome X, TB-T2T, whole genome shotgun sequence genome encodes the following:
- the MED12 gene encoding mediator of RNA polymerase II transcription subunit 12 isoform X4 yields MAAFGILSYEHRPLKRPRLGPPDVYPQDPKQKEDELTALNVKQGFNNQPAVSGDEHGSAKNVNFNPAKISSNFSSIIAEKLRCNTLPDTGRRKPQVNQKDNFWLVTARSQSAINTWFTDLAGTKPLTQLAKKVPIFSKKEEVFGYLAKYTVPVMRAAWLIKMTCAYYAAITETKVKKRHVIDPFMEWTQIITKYLWEQLQKMAEYYRPGPAGSGGCGSTIGPLPHDVEVAIRQWDYNEKLAMFMFQDGMLDRHEFLTWVLECFEKIRPGEDELLKLLLPLLLRYSGEFVQSAYLSRRLAYFCTRRLALQLDGVSSHSSHVMSAQSTGTLPTTPAPQPPTSSTPSTPFSDLLMCPQHRPLVFGLSCILQTILLCCPSALVWHYSLTDSRIKTGSPLDHLPIAPSNLPMPEGNSAFTQQVRAKLREIEQQIKERGQAVEVRWSFDKCQEATAGFTIGRVLHTLEVLDSHSFERSDFSNSLDSLCNRIFGLGPSKDGHEISSDDDAVVSLLCEWAVSCKRSGRHRAMVVAKLLEKRQAEIEAERCGESEAADEKGSIASGSLSAPSAPIFQDVLLQFLDTQAPMLTDPRSESERVEFFNLVLLFCELIRHDVFSHNMYTCTLISRGDLAFGAPGPRPPSPFDDPADDPERKEAEGSSSSKLEDPGLSESMDIDPSSSVLFEDMEKPDFSLFSPTMPCEGKGSPSPEKPDVEKEVKPPPKEKIEGTLGVLYDQPRHVQYATHFPIPQEESCSHECNQRLVVLFGVGKQRDDARHAIKKITKDILKVLNRKGTAETDQLAPIVPLNPGDLTFLGGEDGQKRRRNRPEAFPTAEDIFAKFQHLSHYDQHQVTAQVSRNVLEQITSFALGMSYHLPLVQHVQFIFDLMEYSLSISGLIDFAIQLLNELSVVEAELLLKSSDLVGSYTTSLCLCIVAVLRHYHACLILNQDQMAQVFEGLCGVVKHGMNRSDGSSAERCILAYLYDLYTSCSHLKSKFGELFSDFCSKVKNTIYCNVEPSESNMRWAPEFMIDTLENPAAHTFTYTGLGKSLSENPANRYSFVCNALMHVCVGHHDPDRVNDIAILCAELTGYCKSLSAEWLGVLKALCCSSNNGTCGFNDLLCNVDVSDLSFHDSLATFVAILIARQCLLLEDLIRCAAIPSLLNAACSEQDSEPGARLTCRILLHLFKTPQLNPCQSDGTPSPDKPTVGIRSSCDRHLLAASQNRIVDGAVFAVLKAVFVLGDAELKGSGFTVTGGTEELPEEEGGGGSGGRRQGGRNISVETASLDVYAKYVLRSICQQEWVGERCLKSLCEDSNDLQDPVLSSAQAQRLMQLICYPHRLLDNEDGENPQRQRIKRILQNLDQWTMRQSSLELQLMIKQTPNNEMNSLLENIAKATIEVFQQSAETGSSSGNTASNMPSSSKTKPVLSSLERSGVWLVAPLIAKLPTSVQGHVLKAAGEELEKGQHLGSSSRKERDRQKQKSMSLLSQQPFLSLVLTCLKGQDEQREGLLTSLYSQVHQIVNNWRDDQYLDDCKPKQLMHEALKLRLNLVGGMFDTVQRSTQQTTEWAVLLLEIIISGTVDMQSNNELFTTVLDMLSVLINGTLAADMSSISQGSMEENKRAYMNLVKKLRKELGERQSDSLEKVRQLLPLPKQTRDVITCEPQGSLIDTKGNKIAGFDSIFKKEGLQVSTKQKISPWDLFEGLKPSAPLSWGWFGTVRVDRRVARGEEQQRLLLYHTHLRPRPRAYYLEPLPLPPEDEEPPAPTPLEPEKKAPEPPKTDKPGAAPPSTEERKKKSTKGKKRSQPAAKTEDYGMGPGRSGPYGVTVPPDLLHHANPGSISHLSYRQGSIGLYTQNQPLPAGGPRVDPYRPMRLPMQKLPTRPPYPGVLPTAVTGVMGLEPSSYKTSVYRQQQPAVPQGQRLRQQLQAKISQGMLGQSSVHQMTPSSSYGLQTSQGYTPYVSHVGLQQHTGPAGTMVPPSYSSQPYQSTHPSTNPTLVDPTRHLQQRPSGYVHQQAPTYGHGLTSSQRFSHQTLQQTPMMGTMTPLGAQGVQAGVRSASILPEQQQQQQQQQQQQQQQQQQQQQQQQQQQQQQYHIRQQQQQQILRQQQQQQQQQQQQQQQQQQQQQQQQQQQAHQQQQQQAAPPQPQPQSQPQFQRQGLQQTQQQQQTAALVRQLQQQLSNTQPQPSTNLFGRF; encoded by the exons ATGGCGGCCTTCGGGATCTTGAGCTACGAACACCGGCCCCTGAAGCGGCCGCGGCTGGGGCCTCCCGATGTGTACCCTCAAGATCCCAAACAGAAGGAG GATGAACTGACGGCCCTGAATGTAAAACAAGGCTTCAATAACCAGCCTGCTGTCTCTGGGGATGAACATGGCAGTGCCAAGAACGTCAACTTCAATCCTGCCAAG ATCAGTTCCAACTTCAGCAGCATTATTGCAGAGAAGTTACGTTGTAACACCCTCCCTGACACTGGTCGCAGGAAGCCCCAAGTGAACCAGAAGGACAACTTCTGGCTGGTGACGGCGCGATCCCAGAGTGCCATTAACACCTGGTTCACTGACCTGGCTGGCACCAAGCCACTCACACAACTAGCCAAAAAG GTCCCCATTTTCAGTAAGAAGGAAGAAGTGTTTGGGTACTTAGCCAAATACACAGTGCCTGTGATGCGGGCTGCCTGGCTCATTAAGATGACCTGTGCCTACTATGCAGCAATCACTGAGACCAAGGTTAAGAAGAGACATGTCATTGACCCCTTCATGG AATGGACTCAGATCATCACCAAGTACTTATGGGAGCAGCTGCAAAAGATGGCTGAATACTACCGGCCAGGGCCTGCAGGAAGCGGGGGCTGTGGTTCCACTATAGGGCCCTTGCCCCATGATGTAGAAGTGGCAATCCGGCAGTGGGACTACAATGAGAAGCTGGCCATGTTCATGTTTCAG GATGGAATGCTGGACAGACATGAGTTCCTGACCTGGGTACTTGAGTGTTTTGAGAAAATCCGCCCTGGAGAGGATGAATTGCTTAAACTGCTGTTGCCCCTGCTGCTTCGA TACTCTGGGGAATTCGTTCAGTCTGCATACCTCTCTCGCCGCCTTGCCTACTTCTGTACCCGGAGGCTGGCCCTGCAGCTGGATGGCGTGAGCAGTCACTCGTCTCATGTGATGTCTGCTCAGTCGACAGGCACACTGCCCACCACCCCTGCTCCTCAGCCCCCGACTAGCAGCACACCCTCTACACCCTTTAGTGACCTACTTATGTGCCCTCAGCACCGGCCCCTAGTTTTTGGCCTCAGCTGTATCCTTCAG ACCATCCTCCTGTGTTGTCCTAGTGCCCTGGTTTGGCACTACTCACTGACTGATAGCCGAATTAAGACTGGCTCACCACTTGACCACCTGCCTATTGCCCCCTCCAACCTGCCCATGCCAGAGGGCAACAGTGCCTTCACTCAGCAG GTCCGTGCAAAGTTGCGGGAGATTGAGCAGCAGATCAAGGAGCGAGGACAGGCAGTTGAGGTTCGCTGGTCTTTTGATAAGTGCCAGGAAGCTACTGCAG GCTTCACCATTGGACGGGTGCTCCATACTTTGGAAGTGCTGGACAGCCATAGTTTTGAGCGCTCTGACTTCAGCAACTCTCTTGACTCCTTGTGTAACCGAATCTTTGGATTGGGGCCTAGCAAGGATGGGCATGAG ATCTCCTCAGATGATGATGCTGTGGTATCATTACTGTGTGAATGGGCTGTCAGCTGCAAGCGTTCTGGTCGGCATCGTGCTATGGTGGTAGCCAAGCTGCTGGAGAAGAGACAGGCAGAGATTGAGGCTGAG CGTTGTGGAGAATCAGAAGCCGCAGATGAAAAGGGTTCCATCGCCTCTGGCTCCCTTTCTGCTCCTAGTGCTCCCATTTTCCAGGATGTTCTCCTGCAGTTTCTGGATACACAGGCTCCCATGCTGA CGGACCCCCGAAGTGAGAGTGAGCGGGTGGAGTTCTTTAACTTGGTACTGCTGTTCTGTGAACTCATTCGACATGATGTTTTCTCCCACAACATGTATACTTGCACCCTCATCTCCCGAGGGGACCTTGCCTTTGGAGCCCCTGGTCCCCGGCCTCCCTCTCCCTTTGATGACCCTGCTGATGACCCAGAGCGCAAGGAGGCTGAGGGCAGCAGCAGTAGCAAGCTGGAG GATCCGGGGCTCTCGGAGTCTATGGACATAGACCCTAGTTCCAGTGTACTGTTTGAGGACATGGAGAAGCCTGATTTCTCA TTGTTCTCTCCTACTATGCCCTGTGAGGGGAAGGGCAGTCCATCCCCTGAGAAACCAGATGTTGAGAAGGAGGTGAAGCCCCCACCCAAGGAGAAGATAGAAGGGACCCTTGGGGTTCTTTATGACCAGCCACGGCATGTGCAGTATGCCACACACTTTCCCATCCCCCAG GAGGAGTCATGCAGCCATGAGTGCAACCAGCGGTTGGTCGTACTGTTTGGGGTGGGAAAGCAGCGAGATGATGCCCGACATGCCATCAAGAAAATAACCAAGGATATCCTGAAGGTTCTGAACCGCAAGGGGACGGCGGAAACTG ACCAGCTTGCTCCTATTGTGCCTCTGAATCCTGGAGACCTGACATTCTTAG GTGGGGAGGATGGGCAGAAGCGACGGCGCAACCGGCCTGAAGCCTTCCCCACTGCTGAAGATATCTTTGCTAAGTTCCAGCATCTTTCACATTATGACCAACACCAGGTCACGGCTCAG GTCTCCCGGAATGTTCTGGAGCAGATCACGAGTTTTGCCCTTGGCATGTCATACCACTTGCCTCTGGTGCAGCATGTGCAGTTCATCTTCGACCTCATGGAATATTCACTCAGCATCAGTGGCCTCATCGACTTTGCCATTCAG CTACTGAATGAACTGAGTGTAGTTGAGGCTGAGTTGCTTCTCAAATCCTCGGATCTGGTGGGCAGCTACACTACCAGCCTGTGCCTGTGCATTGTGGCTGTCCTGCGGCACTATCATGCCTGCCTCATCCTCAACCAGGACCAGATGGCACAGGTCTTTGAGGG GCTGTGTGGCGTAGTGAAGCATGGGATGAACCGGTCAGATGGCTCCTCTGCAGAACGCTGTATCCTTGCTTATCTCTATGATCTGTACACCTCCTGTAGCCATTTAAAGAGCAAATTTGGGGAGCTCTTCAG CGACTTCTGCTCCAAGGTGAAGAACACCATCTACTGCAACGTGGAGCCGTCAGAATCCAATATGCGCTGGGCACCTGAGTTCATGATTGACACTCTGGAGAACCCTGCAGCTCACACCTTCACCTACACGGGGCTAGGCAAGAGTCTTAGTGAGAACCCTGCTAACCGCTACAGCTTTGTCTGCAATGCCCTTATGCACGTCTGTGTGGGGCACCATGATCCCGATAG GGTGAATGACATCGCAATCCTGTGTGCAGAGCTGACCGGCTATTGCAAGTCACTGAGTGCGGAATGGCTAGGAGTCCTTAAAGCCTTGTGCTGCTCCTCTAACAATGGCACTTGTGGTTTCAACGACCTCCTCTGCAATGTAGAT GTCAGTGACCTGTCTTTTCATGATTCCCTGGCTACTTTTGTTGCCATCCTCATCGCTCGGCAGTGTTTGCTCCTAGAGGATCTGATTCGCTGTGCTGCCATCCCTTCACTCCTTAATGCTG CTTGCAGTGAGCAGGATTCTGAGCCCGGGGCCCGACTTACCTGCCGCATCCTCCTTCACCTTTTCAAGACACCTCAACTCAATCCTTGCCAGTCGGATGGAA CTCCTTCCCCAGACAAGCCTACTGTAGGAATCCGCTCCTCCTGTGACCGCCACCTGCTGGCTGCCTCCCAGAACCGCATCGTGGATGGAGCTGTGTTTGCTGTTCTCAAGGCTGTGTTTGTACTTG GCGATGCGGAACTGAAGGGTTCAGGCTTCACTGTGACAGGAGGAACAGAAGAACTtccagaggaggaggggggaggtggCAGTGGCGGTCGGAGGCAGGGTGGCCGCAACATCTCTGTGGAGACAGCCAGTCTGGATGTCTATGCCAAGTACGTGCTGCGCAGCATCTGCCAACAG GAATGGGTAGGAGAACGTTGCCTTAAATCGCTGTGTGAGGACAGCAATGACCTACAAGACCCAGTGTTGAGTAGCGCCCAGGCCCAGCGCCTCATGCAGCTCATCTGCTACCCACATCGGCTGCTGGACAATGAGGATGGGGAAAATCCCCAGCGACAACGCATTAAGCGTATTCTCCAG AACTTGGACCAGTGGACCATGCGTCAGTCTTCCCTGGAGCTGCAGCTCATGATCAAGCAGACCCCTAACAAT GAGATGAACTCCCTCTTAGAGAACATTGCCAAGGCCACAATCGAGGTGTTCCAACAGTCAGCAGAGACAGGGTCATCTTCTGGAAACACTGCAAGCAACATGCCCAGCAGCAGCAAGACCAAGCCTGTGCTCAG CTCTCTGGAGCGCTCTGGTGTATGGCTGGTGGCCCCCCTCATTGCTAAACTGCCCACCTCAGTCCAGGGGCATGTGTTAAAGGCTGCTGGGGAGGAATTGGAGAAGGGCCAGCACCTGGGTTCCTCTTCCCGCAAAGAACGTGATCGACAAAAGCAAAAGAG TATGTCCCTGTTGAGCCAGCAGCCTTTCTTGTCCCTGGTGCTGACGTGTCTGAAAGGGCAGGATGAGCAGCGTGAGGGACTCCTTACCTCCCTTTACAGCCAAGTGCACCAG ATTGTGAATAATTGGCGAGATGACCAGTACTTAGATGATTGCAAACCAAAGCAGCTAATGCATGAGGCACTCAAACTGCGGCTCAACCTG GTGGGGGGCATGTTTGACACGGTGCAGCGCAGCACCCAACAGACCACAGAGTGGGCTGTGCTCCTCCTGGAGATCATCATCAGCGGCACTGTCGACATGCAGTCCAACAA CGAGCTCTTCACCACTGTATTGGACATGCTGAGCGTGCTCATCAATGGGACCCTGGCTGCGGACATGTCCAGCATCTCTCAAGGCAGCATGGAGGAAAACAAACGCGCCTACATGAACCTGGTGAAGAAGCTGCGG AAAGAGTTGGGGGAGCGCCAATCAGACAGTCTGGAAAAAGTTCGCcagctgctgccactgcccaAGCAGACCCGAGATGTCATCACATGTGAGCCACAGGGCTCCCTTATTGACACCAAGGGCAACAAGATTGCCGGCTTTGATTCCATCTTCAAGAAAGAG GGTCTACAGGTTTCCACCAAACAAAAGATCTCTCCCTGGGATCTTTTTGAGGGGCTGAAGCCGTCTGCACCACTCTCTTGGGGCTGGTTTGGAACAGTCCGGGTCGACAGGCGAGTGGCCCGAGGCGAGGAGCAGCAGCGGTTGCTGCTCTACCACACACACCTGCGGCCCCGGCCCCGTGCCTATTACCTGgagccactgccactgccaccagAGGATGAGGAGCCCCCCGCTCCCACCCCGCTAGAGCCTGAGAAAAAGGCTCCAGAGCCCCCCAAAACTGACAAGCCTGGGGCTGCTCCACCTAGTACTGAGGAACGCAAGAAGAAGTCCACGAAGGGCAAGAAACGCAGCCAGCCTGCTGCCAAGACGGAG GACTATGGAATGGGCCCAGGGCGGAGTGGCCCCTATGGTGTGACCGTGCCTCCGGACCTCCTGCACCACGCCAACCCTGGTTCCATATCCCACCTTAGCTACAGGCAGGGTTCCATAGGCCTGTACACCCAGAACCAGCCACTACCTGCAG GTGGCCCTCGTGTGGACCCATACCGCCCTATGCGGTTACCAATGCAGAAGCTGCCGACCCGACCACCTTACCCTGGAGTGCTACCCACAGCCGTGACTGGCGTCATGGGACTGGAACCCTCTTCCTACAAGACCTCTGTGTACCGACAGCAGCAGCCTGCGGTGCCCCAAGGACAGCGCCTTCGCCAACAGCTCCAGGCAAAGATA AGTCAGGGGATGTTGGGACAGTCATCTGTCCATCAGATGACTCCCAGCTCTTCCTACGGTTTGCAGACCTCCCAG ggCTATACTCCTTATGTTTCTCATGTGGGATTGCAGCAACACACAGGCCCCGCAGGTACCATGGTGCCCCCCAGCTACTCCAGCCAGCCTTATCAGAGCACCCACCCTTCTACCAATCCTACTCTTGTAGATCCTACTCGCCACCTGCAACAGCGGCCCAGTGGCTATGTGCACCAGCAGGCCCCAACCTACGGACATGGGCTGACCTCCAGTCAGAG GTTTTCACACCAGACACTGCAGCAAACACCCATGATGGGTACCATGACTCCACTGGGCGCCCAGGGCGTCCAGGCCGGCGTCCGATCAGCTTCCATCTTGCCtgagcagcagcaacagcagcagcagcagcagcagcagcagcagcaacagcagcagcagcagcagcagcagcagcagcagcagcaacagcagcaataCCACAtccggcagcagcagcagcagcagatccTGCGG cagcagcagcaacagcagcagcagcagcagcagcagcaacagcagcagcagcaacagcaacagcagcagcagcaacagcaagcacaccagcagcagcagcagcaggcggctcctccccaaccccagccccagtCCCAGCCCCAG TTCCAGCGCCAGGGGCTTCAGCAGACACAGCAACAGCAACAGACAGCAGCTTTGGTCCGGCAGCTCCAACAACAGCTCTCCA ATACCCAGCCACAGCCCAGTACCAACCTATTTGGACGCTTCTGA